ACTTCAATCTGTACAAAGATATACAAATGTGCTACATACAATTTACCATCTCAACTTCACCACCAACTAATCGCAAACTCAAGGCTCGATACTTGTGGAAGACGTGGAAGAACGAACTGCAACTCTATAAACTAATTTCACCAAATCACTACATTCATATTTTATATGACTAAAACACAAGGAACCCCTTTATCTTAAGTGAGAATCATAAGGATCAAAAAGAGAATCTGGAATGATCAAAGGTAACTTATCTATGTACATGAAAAGCCTTCTGAGATTCTCCCTTGTCACTGTTTCCATGTCTACTATGTCTCTACTATCGGTGAATATCCATAGATCGCCCGAGTTCACTCTTTTAAGACTGTCACGACAAAAGGGGCATGACTGTGATCTTGCTCTCCTGCACACACAAAAAATCTCAAGTTTAACAACCTTGCTTGGTCCTTCCTCACATCGAAAGAGCAACAAACTTCAATGAAGGTGAAAGGGCAATGATCACCACCGAACCACACAAACGATTCAAAAATAATGATTTGGATATGCAACGAATAGAATAACACTAATCCAGATAATGAAGAATTTAATAAATATTCCTACATTAAATCATATAATATAAAATACGATTCtcgaaaaatcataaaataaggaaCATGTGTGATAGAGAGGGAGAGATAGTACCATTCATGGTAACATTTGAGGCACATGGCATGGTTGCAGTTGGGCAATACAATCTTACTATTCATCTCCATACATATTCCacattcttcttctctttcaaggtCTATGTCTGAGGATTGTTTGTGCTCCTCATCGTCTCTTCTACGATACCTCTCCATGCATACAACCTTCTGTTTTTTATCTTCCGCATCAGTGACACCTCTTTCAAGTTGTATTAAAGACGGATATATAACCGCTGATCAACAAAGATTTTCAGTACATCAGCAATCCACTAAAAATGCAAACTAATccaaacaacaacaaccaagccttatcccactaagtggagtCAGCTACATGAATCAACTTTCGCCATAATGTTTTATTCAGGATCATGTTTTTACCCAAATCGTTAATCTCAAGATCATTCTTAATAACTTTTCTTATAGTTTTTCTAGATTTTCCTCTACTGCTATTTGTGTGACTTCTCTCCATCTAATCTACTCTCCTTACCACAGAATCCATAAATCTTATCTCTACTAATTCATTTCATTCTACTTAAAAAGAAAAGGAAGATATACCATAGAATTCCCTAATACTTGCTTTTCTTTCATGTGTTGACATGGTAGTTGTCCCATCCACATACACCTGCAGCATGAGCAAAATATGTCACCTTAGACTCCTGTTTcgataaacaacttaattaagtgatTATCGCATAATAAGTGCTTATGTCAACGCTATTCTTACAACAAAAgatcaacaaaattcaaattCTTTTCATGTAGGCTATAAGCTAGAGCTTATCAACATGTCATAAGCTGTGTTTTTAAACTCTGCCAAACAGTCTAACGCGTGTTGATGATGTCATtagataaactcaaataaacCGGTTCAAACAGACCTCAAATttctcaattcaaaacaaacataacaaaacCAAAATACCCAACCTTGTAAATTAGGATTCTTAACAATCCAAGAGCTCCAGCAAGATTGCAATCTGTCCATTGTACCAGAAACAGAAACAAGTGTGCTGCAGGACTGTATGACATTCTCATCTGAAGGCACGCACCATCATATTCTCTAGGAAAATCCGATGCTCTACACACCCAATAACACAAACAAGTTATAACCTATGAAACACAACACAGACACGACACCAACACAGACACGTCGATActgataataattataaaaaaaaaaaaaattgaacataATCACATGTGTCTgacattttttcctttttctacTTCCATACTCAAAGGCATCATGAATTATTTGCTAGCTAACAAGACAGACACTGTTTGATTGATTGTTTTGTAGAGTAACAGAATGGACAATCACAACACCAAAATCATGAATTTGCAGTTTTACAAACTCTCCACCATATATTCATATTTGacttaaaagaaaatttaaaaaaaaaaaaaatcaggggTTAAAGTAAAACCCCagaaaacaataaaacaaaaacactcaaattcaaaatcatgatgatccaaaaacaaaaatgaaaactttatagtTAGGATGCGTACCCTTTAagccaaaactaaataaaaatcaatttttttcaaaagggtatgcgaattgaaaaagaaaaaaaaaaacttacaaggtATTTGCGTGATGAATATCAGCTTCAAGAAGTTTAAGAGATTCCTTGAAAGACCTTCCCATGGAAGAAGAACCGCCACTTATGTACATATTACCTCCTCGTACTCTCTCCCAGATTATTGTCAAACCAAAACAGAACAGTAGTACTTTGTTGTTTCGATCAAAAGACAACAACAATTttcatgttttgtttttttttttgttttttttttctctctctataGGTGTAGAGTAATTAATTCTATAGTGTAGAATCTAGAATGCGCCTTCTATTTTGTTCTTTCGAGTTTCAACACTGTCCAAAAGATATTTAGTTGACACGtggcattttatttatttatttaattttgattaattgggTTTTGGTAATTGAGGAGTTCGTGGATGAATATGTGAGGACAGACTTATCCACTTTGTATTGCTTTTTGGCATTGATGACTTTTCGCATTACACACCGTTTATACTAATGCTACCTTTTTCACCACCTATAGACCTCTTTTTAttggttttcattattttttaataacaccCATTTAATttggtcaaaaaaaaaaataacacccATTTAATTAATTACCATTATTGTTTCATTTTATCTATTCTTTTATATGAATAAGATAAGAGTATATAGActttgtttggtaaaattagttgATAGTTTATAGCTGAGAGCTGGTAATTTGTAGCTGGTGACTGATAGCTAATAAGCTAATAttagtgtttggtaaattagctgttttATTAGTTaatagatacaaaatgacataaatgatcattttaattaataaggataataatattttgttaaaataataaagatataaatggaaaaaaatcataagttaaaagctacaagctcaaaagctacttcaaa
The window above is part of the Vicia villosa cultivar HV-30 ecotype Madison, WI unplaced genomic scaffold, Vvil1.0 ctg.000559F_1_1, whole genome shotgun sequence genome. Proteins encoded here:
- the LOC131629342 gene encoding E3 ubiquitin-protein ligase AIRP2-like, whose amino-acid sequence is MYISGGSSSMGRSFKESLKLLEADIHHANTLASDFPREYDGACLQMRMSYSPAAHLFLFLVQWTDCNLAGALGLLRILIYKVYVDGTTTMSTHERKASIREFYAVIYPSLIQLERGVTDAEDKKQKVVCMERYRRRDDEEHKQSSDIDLEREEECGICMEMNSKIVLPNCNHAMCLKCYHEWRARSQSCPFCRDSLKRVNSGDLWIFTDSRDIVDMETVTRENLRRLFMYIDKLPLIIPDSLFDPYDSHLR